The proteins below are encoded in one region of Sphingomonas sp.:
- a CDS encoding histidine phosphatase family protein, with the protein MKTLTLLRHAKSGWDDPVSRDFDRPLNPKGQRAAAMMGRHMRSLGLEFELVVASPAVRVKETLAHVATGYGSDLAPAWDQRLYLASAATLLDLVREFPEGADRVLVTGHNPGLEELVLLLVPDDRNPARDDVEIKFPTASLAEVRLDVNSWEAVSPHKGELVRFVRPRDLDPSLGPDLA; encoded by the coding sequence ATGAAGACGCTTACATTGCTCCGCCACGCGAAATCGGGTTGGGACGATCCCGTCTCGCGCGATTTCGATCGGCCGCTCAATCCCAAGGGTCAGCGTGCCGCCGCGATGATGGGGCGCCACATGCGCTCGCTGGGGCTGGAGTTCGAGCTGGTAGTCGCCTCGCCCGCGGTGCGCGTCAAGGAAACATTGGCGCATGTCGCCACCGGCTATGGCAGCGATCTCGCGCCGGCCTGGGATCAGCGCCTTTATCTGGCTTCGGCGGCGACTCTGCTCGATCTGGTGCGCGAGTTTCCCGAGGGCGCGGACCGGGTGCTGGTTACCGGCCACAATCCCGGCCTAGAAGAACTGGTGCTGCTGCTAGTCCCCGACGACCGCAATCCGGCGCGCGACGATGTGGAGATCAAGTTCCCGACAGCGAGCCTTGCCGAAGTGCGCCTCGACGTGAACAGCTGGGAAGCCGTATCGCCGCACAAGGGGGAACTCGTCCGCTTTGTCCGTCCGCGCGATCTCGATCCGAGCCTCGGCCCGGACCTAGCCTAG
- a CDS encoding MerR family transcriptional regulator has protein sequence MPASEKAAGALRTIGELAQEIGRPQHILRYWETRFPQLRPLTRAGNRRYYRPDDVALVRRIHDLLSNQGYTIRGVQKLLAEEKGGRANARSGGGGSAAEFRAIRDALVEALEEDAG, from the coding sequence ATGCCAGCGTCCGAGAAGGCCGCTGGCGCTTTACGCACCATTGGCGAGCTGGCCCAGGAAATCGGGCGGCCACAGCATATCCTGAGATATTGGGAAACGCGCTTCCCGCAGCTGCGCCCGCTGACCCGCGCCGGCAATCGCCGCTATTACCGTCCCGACGATGTGGCGTTGGTCCGCCGCATCCACGATCTGCTCTCGAACCAGGGCTATACGATCCGCGGCGTCCAGAAACTGCTCGCCGAGGAAAAGGGCGGGCGGGCGAACGCCAGATCCGGTGGCGGTGGCAGCGCGGCGGAATTCCGCGCGATCCGCGACGCGCTGGTCGAAGCGCTGGAGGAAGACGCGGGCTAG
- a CDS encoding phytanoyl-CoA dioxygenase family protein, protein MIALLAPDALGGLVPGRIPVRAILFDKSDAANWALGWHQDRTIAVRKRADVAGFGPWSVKTGMPHVEPPLAIIERMLTIRVHLDPVDADNAPLLIAPGSHRLGRIAEPEIDSVVAQCGAHACLAERGDAWLYAMPILHASAAAGMPRRRRVLQIDFSADRLPAPLEWLGI, encoded by the coding sequence TTGATCGCGCTCCTCGCGCCCGATGCGCTGGGTGGCCTGGTGCCAGGCCGCATCCCGGTCCGGGCGATCCTGTTCGACAAGAGCGATGCCGCCAATTGGGCGCTGGGCTGGCATCAGGACCGCACGATCGCGGTGCGCAAGCGCGCCGATGTCGCCGGGTTCGGGCCGTGGTCGGTGAAGACCGGGATGCCGCATGTCGAGCCGCCCCTCGCGATCATCGAGCGGATGCTGACGATTCGCGTGCACCTCGATCCCGTGGATGCGGACAATGCGCCGCTGTTGATCGCGCCGGGCTCGCACCGGCTGGGGCGCATCGCCGAGCCCGAGATCGACTCGGTCGTCGCGCAATGTGGCGCGCATGCCTGCCTTGCCGAACGCGGCGATGCCTGGCTTTACGCGATGCCGATCCTGCATGCTTCGGCAGCGGCAGGCATGCCGCGCCGCCGGCGGGTGCTACAGATCGATTTCTCCGCCGATCGCCTACCCGCGCCGCTGGAGTGGCTTGGAATCTGA
- the nhaA gene encoding Na+/H+ antiporter NhaA: MRRFADFIESEAAGGIVLMAASALALIVANSPLADGYFHALHVQAGPLSVHGWINDALMALFFLLVGLEIKAEFAGGRLASWEQRRLPIVAAAAGMAAPALIYLAIAGGAPGLARGWAIPAATDIAFAMGVLALLGRHAPSSLKLLLTTIAIVDDMGAVAIIAIAYTNKLNLMTLGGAGIVLAWMYVLARAQVARLWPYLLLAALLWLLVFASGVHATIAGVAAALMIPKQAAHRLEHALNPWVAFAIVPLFGFANAGVSFAGLSPQVLLAPLPLAILAGLFLGKQIGVFGSIWLAVRTRLAPQPANWLQLYGMSLLAGIGFTMSLFIGGLAFADPALADQVKIGVLAGSLLSALAGYALLRLASDSKPLQRRG; encoded by the coding sequence ATGAGGCGCTTCGCCGACTTCATCGAAAGTGAAGCGGCGGGCGGAATCGTGCTGATGGCGGCATCGGCGCTGGCGCTGATCGTCGCCAATTCGCCGCTGGCCGATGGTTATTTCCATGCGCTCCACGTCCAGGCCGGGCCGCTTTCGGTGCATGGCTGGATCAATGACGCGCTGATGGCGCTGTTCTTCCTGCTCGTCGGGCTCGAGATCAAGGCGGAGTTCGCGGGCGGCCGGCTGGCGAGTTGGGAGCAGCGCCGCCTGCCGATCGTCGCAGCCGCAGCGGGCATGGCGGCGCCGGCACTGATCTATCTCGCAATTGCCGGGGGAGCGCCGGGGCTGGCACGCGGCTGGGCGATTCCGGCCGCGACCGATATCGCCTTCGCGATGGGCGTGCTGGCCTTGCTCGGCCGCCACGCCCCATCGTCGCTCAAGCTGCTGCTGACCACCATCGCCATTGTCGACGATATGGGCGCGGTGGCGATCATCGCCATCGCCTACACCAACAAGCTCAACCTGATGACGCTGGGCGGGGCGGGGATCGTGCTCGCCTGGATGTATGTGCTGGCGCGGGCGCAAGTCGCGCGCCTCTGGCCCTATCTGCTGCTCGCCGCATTGCTGTGGCTGCTGGTGTTCGCCTCGGGTGTGCATGCAACCATCGCCGGTGTCGCCGCCGCGCTGATGATTCCCAAGCAAGCCGCGCACCGGCTCGAGCATGCGCTCAACCCCTGGGTCGCCTTCGCGATCGTGCCGCTGTTCGGTTTCGCCAATGCCGGCGTGTCGTTCGCCGGGCTCTCACCGCAGGTCCTGCTGGCACCCTTGCCGCTGGCAATCCTCGCGGGGCTTTTCCTCGGCAAGCAGATCGGGGTGTTCGGCAGCATCTGGCTCGCCGTCCGCACCCGTCTTGCGCCGCAACCCGCAAACTGGCTGCAGCTTTACGGGATGAGCCTGCTCGCCGGGATCGGCTTCACGATGAGCCTGTTCATCGGCGGACTGGCGTTCGCCGATCCGGCGCTGGCCGATCAGGTCAAGATCGGGGTGCTGGCGGGGTCGCTGCTGTCGGCGCTGGCGGGCTATGCGCTGCTGCGGCTGGCGTCAGATTCCAAGCCACTCCAGCGGCGCGGGTAG
- a CDS encoding electron transfer flavoprotein subunit alpha/FixB family protein, producing the protein MKTLVWVEHDNASVKDATLAVVTAASQLGEVHLIVAGSGCKAVADEAAKIAGVGKVHLADDTSLGHALAENAAPLIVSLMADHDAVLFPATSNGKNIAPRVAALLDVMQISDILSVESADTFTRPIYAGNAIATVQSSDQKKVITVRGTAFAKAATSGGSGTVEAVSGAADTGISKFVSAEIAESTRPELTAAKVIVSGGRALQNSENFHSIIEPLADKLGAAVGASRAAVDAGYVPNDYQVGQTGKIVAPEVYIAIGISGAIQHLAGMKDSKTIIAINKDEDAPIFQVADIGLVGDLFKIVPELTEKL; encoded by the coding sequence ATGAAGACTTTGGTCTGGGTCGAGCACGACAACGCCTCCGTCAAGGACGCCACCCTCGCCGTCGTCACCGCCGCTTCGCAGCTGGGTGAAGTCCATCTCATCGTCGCGGGTAGCGGCTGCAAGGCCGTTGCCGACGAAGCCGCGAAGATCGCCGGCGTCGGCAAGGTCCATCTCGCCGATGACACCTCGCTGGGCCATGCACTCGCCGAGAACGCCGCGCCGCTGATCGTCAGCCTGATGGCCGATCATGACGCGGTGCTGTTCCCCGCGACCAGCAACGGCAAGAATATCGCCCCGCGCGTCGCCGCCTTGCTCGACGTGATGCAGATCTCGGACATCCTCTCGGTCGAGAGCGCCGACACCTTCACGCGGCCGATCTATGCCGGCAACGCCATCGCCACCGTCCAGAGCTCCGACCAGAAGAAGGTGATCACCGTGCGCGGCACCGCCTTTGCCAAGGCCGCCACCAGCGGCGGCAGCGGCACGGTCGAAGCGGTTTCAGGTGCGGCCGACACCGGCATTTCAAAGTTCGTCTCGGCGGAGATCGCCGAATCGACGCGTCCGGAACTGACCGCCGCCAAGGTGATCGTCTCGGGCGGCCGCGCGCTCCAGAACTCGGAGAACTTCCATTCGATCATCGAGCCGCTCGCCGACAAGCTCGGCGCCGCGGTCGGCGCATCGCGCGCCGCGGTCGATGCCGGCTACGTCCCGAACGACTATCAGGTCGGCCAGACCGGCAAGATCGTCGCTCCCGAAGTCTATATCGCGATCGGCATTTCCGGCGCGATCCAGCATCTCGCCGGCATGAAGGACAGCAAGACGATCATCGCCATCAACAAGGACGAGGACGCCCCGATCTTCCAGGTCGCCGACATCGGCCTCGTCGGCGACCTCTTCAAAATCGTCCCGGAGCTCACCGAAAAGCTCTGA
- a CDS encoding ATP-dependent DNA helicase, which produces MIPTLPHPALHASHGGVWIATAEETRAVSRGEAIRIAADTPVILLNAPLIGQRLGHPELNGLDLLELFAFLRPARFMVPTPKGLARVAGLEAPGEDSEIAAFLRRAAEALLAIPAGDWPEREGAWNSVQSLFRLRWPWAPVVSQVVAKPVEHERWLFSKLPEWEERAPRPSPRTVTLNDADVAERLAALTGQGAERRQGQRDYAAAAAGAFAPRDMRDSPNLVLAEAGTGIGKTLGYLAPASLWARQAEGAVWISTFTKALQRQLAHESVRLFPDETTRKQRIVTRKGRENYACLLNLEDALQGGFAGRAAILAQLVARWAAYTADGDMIGGDLPGWLPTLFRRNGSTALTDRRGECIYAGCPHYRKCFIERAARASAEADIVIANHALVMVNAARGREAANRPTRYVFDEGHHLFDAADAMFSAALTGQEAIEIRRWVTGPESGARGRRRGLAARLADLASYDEEGGRAIGEAVEAAHQLPGDGWLQRLSEGDPFGPVERLLGAVRGLVYARDTNGSGDAGYGLETELAEPDPALVEAAGPAAVALDALMRPLVTLGRRLEAVLAEAPDWMDGPARARIEGAIASLGWRTDTVGAWLALIARIGGPADPEYVDWLAVDRVEGREYDVGLHRHWLDPSKPFAKTVLESAHGALVTSATLRAGGDWDVAEARTGASHLQRAAQRFEAASPFDYAGQAEVLIVTDVKRGDLPALANAYARLIVAAEGGTLGLFTAIRRLRAVHARIADRLAREGLPLLAQHVDPIDTGTLVDIFRDDPRTSLIGTDALRDGVDVPGHSLRLVVMEGVPWPKPTVLHSARRLAGAKEQGGTAFDDRIVRARLAQAFGRLIRRADDRGTFVLLSAASPSRLLDAFPPGTPVARVTLDEAVRRVRLSLEARLRHEAPAPVVPGDA; this is translated from the coding sequence GTGATCCCGACGCTCCCCCATCCCGCGCTCCACGCCAGCCATGGCGGCGTCTGGATCGCCACTGCTGAGGAGACGCGTGCGGTCAGCCGCGGCGAGGCGATCCGCATCGCCGCCGATACGCCGGTGATCCTGCTCAATGCGCCGCTGATCGGGCAGAGGCTCGGCCATCCCGAGCTGAACGGCCTCGATCTACTCGAACTGTTCGCCTTCCTGCGCCCGGCGCGGTTCATGGTGCCGACGCCCAAGGGGCTGGCGCGCGTGGCCGGGCTGGAGGCGCCCGGCGAGGACAGCGAGATCGCCGCGTTCCTGCGCCGCGCGGCGGAAGCGCTGCTGGCGATTCCGGCGGGCGACTGGCCTGAGCGCGAGGGGGCCTGGAATTCGGTTCAGTCGCTGTTCCGGCTGCGCTGGCCCTGGGCGCCGGTGGTCAGCCAGGTCGTCGCCAAGCCGGTCGAGCATGAGCGTTGGCTGTTCTCGAAATTGCCCGAATGGGAGGAGAGGGCGCCCCGGCCATCGCCGCGCACGGTGACGCTGAACGATGCTGACGTCGCCGAGCGGCTCGCGGCACTGACTGGCCAGGGCGCCGAGCGCCGTCAGGGTCAGCGCGACTATGCGGCGGCGGCGGCGGGCGCCTTTGCACCCCGCGACATGCGCGATTCGCCCAATCTCGTCCTCGCCGAAGCGGGTACCGGCATCGGCAAGACGCTCGGCTATCTTGCCCCCGCTTCGCTGTGGGCGCGTCAGGCCGAAGGCGCGGTGTGGATCTCGACCTTCACCAAGGCGCTCCAGCGCCAGCTTGCGCATGAAAGCGTGCGGCTGTTCCCCGACGAAACGACTCGCAAGCAGCGCATCGTCACGCGCAAGGGCCGCGAGAATTACGCCTGCCTGCTCAATCTCGAGGACGCGCTGCAGGGCGGGTTCGCAGGCCGCGCGGCGATCCTCGCGCAACTGGTGGCGCGCTGGGCGGCATATACTGCGGATGGCGACATGATCGGCGGCGATCTGCCCGGTTGGCTGCCGACGCTGTTTCGCCGCAACGGTTCGACCGCGCTGACCGATCGCCGCGGCGAATGCATCTATGCCGGCTGCCCGCATTACCGGAAATGCTTCATCGAGCGCGCGGCGCGGGCCAGCGCCGAGGCCGATATCGTCATCGCCAATCATGCGCTGGTGATGGTCAATGCCGCGCGCGGCCGCGAGGCCGCGAACCGCCCGACGCGCTACGTGTTCGACGAGGGGCATCATCTGTTCGATGCCGCCGATGCGATGTTCTCGGCGGCCCTGACCGGTCAGGAGGCGATCGAGATCCGGCGATGGGTGACCGGTCCCGAATCGGGGGCGCGGGGAAGGCGGCGCGGGCTGGCGGCGCGGCTCGCCGATCTCGCCAGCTATGACGAGGAGGGCGGCCGCGCGATCGGCGAGGCGGTCGAGGCGGCGCACCAATTGCCCGGCGACGGCTGGCTCCAGCGGCTGAGCGAAGGCGATCCGTTCGGGCCGGTCGAGCGGCTGCTGGGGGCTGTGCGCGGGCTGGTCTATGCCCGCGACACCAATGGTTCGGGCGATGCCGGCTATGGGCTGGAGACCGAACTGGCCGAGCCAGACCCCGCCCTGGTCGAAGCGGCGGGGCCGGCGGCCGTGGCGCTCGATGCGCTGATGCGGCCGTTGGTGACGCTCGGGCGGCGGCTCGAAGCGGTGCTCGCCGAAGCGCCTGACTGGATGGACGGCCCGGCGCGCGCGCGGATCGAAGGGGCGATCGCATCGCTCGGCTGGCGCACCGATACGGTCGGCGCATGGCTGGCGCTGATCGCGCGAATCGGCGGGCCGGCCGATCCCGAATATGTCGACTGGCTCGCGGTCGACCGGGTCGAGGGGCGCGAATATGATGTCGGCCTGCACCGGCATTGGCTCGATCCCAGCAAACCCTTCGCCAAGACCGTGCTCGAATCCGCCCATGGCGCGCTGGTGACTTCGGCGACGCTGCGGGCGGGCGGTGACTGGGACGTTGCCGAGGCGCGGACGGGCGCCTCGCACCTCCAGCGCGCAGCGCAGCGTTTCGAGGCGGCAAGTCCCTTCGACTATGCCGGACAGGCCGAAGTGCTGATCGTCACCGATGTGAAGCGCGGCGATCTGCCCGCCCTCGCCAACGCCTATGCGCGCCTGATCGTCGCGGCCGAGGGCGGCACGCTCGGCCTGTTCACCGCGATCCGGCGGTTGCGCGCGGTCCATGCCCGCATCGCGGATCGCCTGGCCCGCGAGGGGCTGCCGTTGCTCGCCCAGCATGTCGATCCGATCGACACTGGTACGCTTGTCGATATCTTCCGCGACGATCCGCGCACCTCGCTGATCGGCACCGACGCGCTGCGGGATGGCGTGGATGTGCCCGGCCATTCGCTGCGGCTGGTGGTGATGGAGGGCGTGCCCTGGCCCAAGCCGACCGTGCTCCATTCGGCGCGGCGGCTGGCGGGCGCCAAGGAGCAGGGGGGCACCGCGTTCGACGACCGCATCGTCCGCGCGCGGCTGGCCCAGGCATTCGGCCGCCTGATTCGCCGGGCGGACGATCGCGGAACCTTCGTGCTGCTCTCCGCCGCCAGCCCCTCGCGCCTGCTCGACGCGTTTCCGCCCGGCACGCCGGTGGCGCGCGTCACGCTCGACGAGGCAGTTCGCCGCGTCCGGCTTTCCTTGGAGGCGCGCTTGCGGCATGAGGCCCCGGCACCGGTTGTTCCTGGGGACGCATGA
- a CDS encoding lysine--tRNA ligase, whose protein sequence is MVAQLTDDMLRAAALESKAWPYEEARKLVKRYPDGKSGGAPMLFETGYGPSGLPHIGTFQEVLRTTMVRKAYEEMTGAPTKLIAFSDDMDGLRKVPDNVPNKPLLEANLGKPLSRIPDPFEKFDSFAAHNNAMLREFLDRFGFEYEFASSTEYYASGRFDEKLREVLRNYDAIMAVMLPTLRAERQATYSPVLPVSPTSGVVLQVPVEVVDAEAGIIRFEDEGQTVEQSIFGGQAKLQWKPDWGMRWAALGVDYEMYGKDLIDSGVLGGKIAQILGGRKPEGLIYELFLDAKGEKISKSKGNGLSIEQWLTYGPDESLAFYIYREPKKAKALHLGLIPRAIDDYWQFRGNYPAQEAAQRLGNPVHHIHNGMPPAETLPVTFGLLLNLVGVMGEASKEQVWGYLANYVPDATPEAYPALDSLIDYALAYVRDVADKPVRRAPTGVEVDALRDLDTQLAGLGGDATAEDIQNIVYEIGKARFGKEALRDWFGTLYETLLGTKQGPRMGSFIALYGVENSRRLIAEALARA, encoded by the coding sequence ATGGTAGCACAACTCACCGACGACATGCTGCGCGCCGCCGCGCTCGAATCCAAGGCTTGGCCCTACGAAGAAGCGCGCAAGCTGGTGAAACGCTATCCGGACGGCAAGTCCGGCGGTGCGCCGATGCTGTTCGAGACAGGCTATGGCCCCTCGGGCCTGCCGCATATCGGCACCTTCCAGGAAGTGCTGCGCACGACGATGGTGCGCAAGGCCTATGAGGAAATGACCGGTGCACCGACCAAGCTGATCGCGTTCAGCGACGATATGGACGGGCTGCGCAAGGTGCCCGATAATGTCCCGAACAAGCCGTTGCTCGAGGCCAATCTCGGCAAGCCTCTGTCGCGCATCCCCGATCCGTTCGAAAAGTTCGACAGCTTCGCCGCGCACAACAATGCGATGCTCCGCGAATTCCTCGATCGCTTCGGCTTCGAATATGAATTCGCTTCTTCGACCGAATATTATGCCAGCGGCCGCTTCGACGAGAAATTGCGCGAAGTGCTGCGCAATTACGATGCGATCATGGCCGTGATGCTGCCGACGTTGCGCGCCGAGCGCCAGGCGACCTATTCGCCGGTGCTGCCGGTCAGCCCGACCAGCGGCGTGGTGCTTCAGGTGCCGGTCGAGGTCGTCGATGCCGAGGCCGGGATCATCCGCTTCGAGGACGAAGGGCAGACCGTCGAGCAGTCGATCTTCGGCGGGCAGGCCAAGCTGCAATGGAAGCCAGATTGGGGGATGCGCTGGGCCGCGCTCGGCGTCGATTACGAGATGTACGGCAAGGATCTGATCGATTCGGGCGTGCTCGGCGGCAAGATCGCCCAGATCCTTGGCGGGCGGAAGCCGGAAGGGCTGATCTACGAGCTGTTCCTCGACGCCAAGGGCGAGAAGATCTCCAAGTCCAAGGGCAATGGCCTGTCGATCGAGCAATGGCTGACCTATGGGCCCGACGAGAGCCTCGCCTTCTACATCTATCGCGAGCCGAAAAAGGCCAAGGCGCTGCACCTTGGGCTGATCCCGCGCGCGATCGACGATTATTGGCAGTTCCGCGGCAATTATCCGGCGCAGGAAGCGGCGCAGCGGCTCGGCAATCCGGTCCATCACATCCACAACGGCATGCCGCCGGCAGAGACGCTGCCAGTCACGTTCGGGCTGTTGCTCAATCTCGTGGGAGTGATGGGCGAAGCGAGCAAGGAACAGGTCTGGGGCTATCTCGCCAATTATGTGCCCGATGCGACGCCCGAGGCCTATCCGGCGCTCGATTCGCTGATCGACTATGCGCTCGCTTATGTGCGCGACGTCGCCGACAAGCCGGTGCGGCGCGCCCCCACGGGCGTGGAGGTCGATGCGTTGCGCGATCTCGACACGCAGTTGGCGGGGCTGGGCGGCGATGCCACGGCCGAGGATATCCAGAACATCGTCTACGAGATCGGCAAGGCGCGTTTCGGCAAGGAGGCGCTGCGCGACTGGTTCGGAACGCTCTACGAGACGCTGCTCGGCACCAAGCAGGGCCCGCGCATGGGCAGCTTCATCGCGCTGTACGGTGTCGAGAACAGCCGCAGGTTGATTGCCGAGGCGCTGGCCAGGGCATGA